The Vicia villosa cultivar HV-30 ecotype Madison, WI linkage group LG1, Vvil1.0, whole genome shotgun sequence genome includes a region encoding these proteins:
- the LOC131627909 gene encoding uncharacterized protein LOC131627909, producing MASMTMRILGIVALLVAMYAIACESRAARKNLGLNLGGVRIGRGSGVGIGMGSGVGIGLGGGSGAGSGAGSGSGSGSNSGSGSASGSGSGSGSSGAGSEAGSHAGSQAGSGAGSGAGSQAGSEAGSHAGSHAGSGAESGAGSQAGSEAGSHAGSHAGSGAGSEAGSEAGSHGGSHAGSGGGVGIGTGSGVGIGTGSGVGIGMGSGVGIGLGGGSGAGSGAGAGSGSGSGSGSSSGSGSASGSGSGSSGAGSEAGSHAGSQAGSGAGSGAGSQAGSEAGSHAGSRAGSGAGSGAGSEAGSGAGSEAGSHARSQAGSGSGSEAGSGAGSEAGSHAGSQAGSGAGSEAGSGAGSHAGSEAGSHAGSQAGSGAGSEAGSGAGSEAGSHAGSQAGSGAGSGADSQVGSEAGSHAGSRAGSGAESGVGSEAGSEAGSHAGSHAGSGAGSETGSEAGSRAGSHAGSGVGSGAGSEAGSEAGSHAGSGVGSEASSEAGSHAGTHAGPGAGSGAGSEADSEASSHAGSRAGSGSSSEVGSDAGSHAGSHADSGVGSEAGSEAGSNAGSHARSGAGSGAGSKVDSEAGSGSSAKSGAGSEVGSEAGSYAGSHAGSGSGFSKVGSEAGSYASSHAGSGN from the coding sequence ATGGCCTCCATGACCATGAGGATATTAGGTATTGTAGCTTTGCTTGTTGCGATGTATGCTATAGCATGTGAAAGTAGAGCAGCAAGAAAGAATCTTGGGTTAAACCTAGGTGGGGTGAGAATTGGAAGAGGTTCTGGTGTCGGAATTGGAATGGGTTCTGGTGTAGGAATTGGGCTTGGCGGTGGTAGTGGTGCTGGCTCTGGTGCTGGTTCAGGGTCTGGATCAGGTTCAAATTCTGGTTCGGGTTCTGCTTCCGGATCGGGATCGGGATCAGGGTCTTCTGGAGCAGGTTCTGAGGCTGGTTCACACGCAGGATCTCAAGCTGGTTCAGGGGCTGGTTCAGGAGCCGGTTCTCAAGCAGGCTCTGAAGCTGGTTCACATGCAGGATCTCATGCAGGGTCAGGAGCCGAGTCAGGAGCTGGTTCTCAAGCAGGCTCTGAAGCTGGTTCACATGCAGGATCTCATGCAGGGTCAGGAGCCGGTTCTGAAGCTGGCTCTGAAGCTGGTTCACATGGAGGCTCTCATGCAGGGTCAGGAGGTGGTGTCGGAATTGGAACCGGTTCTGGTGTCGGAATTGGAACGGGTTCTGGTGTCGGAATTGGAATGGGTTCTGGTGTAGGAATAGGGCTTGGCGGTGGTAGTGGTGCTGGCTCTGGTGCAGGTGCAGGGTCTGGATCTGGATCTGGATCTGGTTCAAGTTCTGGTTCTGGCTCTGCTTCCGGATCTGGATCAGGGTCTTCTGGAGCAGGTTCTGAGGCTGGTTCACACGCAGGATCTCAAGCTGGTTCAGGGGCTGGTTCAGGAGCTGGTTCCCAAGCAGGCTCTGAAGCTGGTTCACATGCAGGATCTCGTGCAGGGTCAGGGGCTGGGTCAGGAGCCGGTTCTGAAGCAGGCTCTGGAGCAGGTTCTGAGGCTGGTTCACACGCACGATCTCAAGCGGGGTCAGGATCCGGTTCAGAAGCAGGCTCAGGAGCAGGTTCTGAGGCTGGTTCACACGCAGGATCTCAAGCGGGGTCAGGAGCCGGTTCTGAAGCAGGCTCTGGAGCAGGTTCACACGCAGGTTCTGAGGCTGGTTCACATGCAGGATCTCAAGCGGGGTCAGGAGCCGGTTCTGAAGCAGGATCTGGAGCAGGTTCTGAGGCTGGATCACACGCAGGATCTCAAGCGGGTTCAGGGGCTGGTTCAGGAGCCGATTCTCAAGTAGGCTCTGAAGCTGGTTCACATGCAGGATCTCGTGCAGGGTCAGGGGCTGAATCAGGAGTCGGTTCTGAAGCAGGCTCTGAAGCTGGTTCACATGCAGGCTCTCATGCAGGGTCAGGAGCCGGTTCTGAAACGGGTTCTGAAGCTGGTTCCCGTGCAGGATCTCATGCAGGGTCAGGGGTTGGGTCAGGAGCCGGTTCTGAAGCTGGCTCTGAAGCTGGTTCACATGCAGGGTCGGGAGTTGGTTCTGAAGCGAGTTCAGAAGCTGGTTCCCATGCAGGAACTCATGCAGGGCCAGGGGCTGGTTCAGGAGCCGGTTCTGAAGCAGACTCTGAAGCTAGTTCACATGCAGGCTCTCGTGCGGGGTCAGGATCTAGTTCTGAAGTGGGTTCTGATGCTGGTTCTCATGCTGGATCTCATGCTGATTCAGGGGTTGGTTCTGAAGCAGGTTCAGAAGCTGGTTCAAATGCAGGATCTCATGCTAGGTCAGGGGCTGGTTCAGGAGCCGGTTCTAAAGTTGATTCTGAAGCTGGTTCAGGATCTAGTGCTAAGTCCGGAGCCGGTTCTGAAGTAGGGTCTGAAGCCGGTTCATATGCAGGTTCTCATGCTGGATCTGGGTCTGGATTTTCTAAAGTGGGTTCTGAAGCCGGTTCATATGCAAGTTCTCATGCTGGATCAGGAAATTGA
- the LOC131600488 gene encoding putative glycine-rich cell wall structural protein 1, producing MAASWSCCLLVMLVLMSVIESESRVARKDLGLDLGGLGIGLGAGVGLGIGGGSGSGSGAGAGSGSGSSSSSSSSSSSSSSSGSGSGAGSEAGSYAGSRAGSGSGRSRGRGGGGGGGGGGGGGGGGGSGEGSGYGSGYGHGGGYGEGGGD from the coding sequence ATGGCTGCATCTTGGTCGTGTTGCTTACTTGTAATGCTTGTTTTGATGTCAGTTATTGAATCAGAAAGCAGAGTGGCGAGGAAGGATCTAGGTTTGGACCTTGGTGGGTTAGGAATTGGACTTGGAGCAGGAGTAGGTTTGGGAATTGGAGGTGGTAGTGGCTCTGGATCCGGAGCCGGAGCAGGTTCTGGCTCTGGTTCTAGTTCTTCTTCAAGTTCATCGTCATCTTCGTCTTCTAGTTCTGGTTCGGGATCTGGTGCAGGCTCTGAAGCAGGCTCGTATGCAGGATCTCGAGCTGGGTCAGGATCAGGCAGAAGTCGCGGTAGAGGTGGAGGTGGAGGAGGCggaggaggtggtggtggtggtggtggtggaggttCTGGGGAAGGATCAGGTTATGGCTCTGGTTATGGTCATGGAGGGGGTTATGGTGAAGGTGGTGGTGATTAA
- the LOC131600499 gene encoding putative glycine-rich cell wall structural protein 1 produces the protein MAASWSCCLLVMLVLMSVIESESRVARKDLGLDLGGLGIGLGAGVGLGIGGGSGSGSGAGAGSGSGSSSSSSSSSSSSSSSGSGSGAGSEAGSYAGSRAGSGSGRSRGRGGGGGGGGGGGGGGGGGSGEGSGYGEGYGHGGGYGEGGGD, from the coding sequence ATGGCTGCATCTTGGTCATGTTGTTTACTTGTAATGCTTGTTTTGATGTCAGTTATTGAATCAGAAAGCAGAGTGGCGAGGAAGGATTTGGGTTTGGACCTTGGTGGGTTAGGAATTGGCCTTGGAGCAGGAGTAGGTTTGGGAATTGGAGGTGGTAGCGGTTCTGGATCCGGAGCTGGAGCAGGTTCTGGCTCTGGTTCTAGTTCTTCTTCAAGTTCATCGTCATCTTCGTCTTCTAGTTCTGGTTCGGGGTCCGGGGCAGGCTCTGAAGCAGGCTCGTATGCAGGATCTCGAGCTGGATCAGGATCAGGCAGAAGTCGTGGTAGAGGTGGTGGTGGAGGAGGAGGTGGAGGAGGCGGCGGCGGTGGTGGTGGAGGCTCTGGGGAGGGCTCCGGTTATGGTGAAGGTTATGGTCATGGTGGTGGTTATGGGGAAGGTGGTGGTGATTAA